The Candidatus Zymogenus saltonus genome window below encodes:
- a CDS encoding cytochrome c3 family protein, translated as MRSILLISAIVLTASLLGIVVSRAQKAVDEGPEVITLKDYAVTEEAVTFTHKNHGKTGEVGADCLTCHHTSNRLVTPGKCSECHKVKEEEDVLNHHQAFHMLCIGCHKKEIVAGNEKLNLTCDSCHVPK; from the coding sequence TTGAGAAGCATCCTCCTTATTTCGGCCATAGTCCTGACGGCATCCCTTCTTGGCATAGTCGTCTCCCGCGCCCAAAAGGCGGTGGACGAGGGGCCGGAGGTCATAACATTAAAGGACTACGCCGTGACCGAGGAGGCTGTGACCTTCACCCACAAGAACCACGGCAAGACCGGCGAGGTTGGCGCCGACTGCCTGACCTGCCACCACACGTCGAACAGGCTCGTCACCCCCGGCAAGTGCTCCGAGTGCCACAAGGTCAAGGAAGAGGAGGATGTGCTGAACCACCATCAGGCCTTCCACATGCTCTGCATCGGATGCCACAAGAAGGAGATCGTCGCCGGAAACGAAAAGCTAAATCTCACCTGCGATTCATGCCATGTCCCAAAATAA
- a CDS encoding glycerophosphodiester phosphodiesterase produces MSKNVKELLKKPPLAIAHRGDPLVKPQNTKGAFLSAMEYDIDFIETDINMTKDGALVVVHDQKVDNVSNGKGWVVNFTLDELKKLDFGSWMGPGMGPETILTIAEFIELTKDGVDCLNIEIKSGPVKYDGICEKLVSTLESYDMIDRVIISSFDHLLLKNLKEMKPEILTAILYNAGLIDHITPAKSALADGVHPEHAQMTADTVKAIKDAGFFINVWTVDDEEDMKRMIDLEVSGIISNFPAKLCKVIKDGR; encoded by the coding sequence ATGTCCAAAAACGTTAAAGAATTGTTAAAGAAGCCGCCCCTGGCCATCGCCCACAGGGGGGATCCCCTCGTAAAGCCCCAGAACACTAAGGGGGCCTTTCTCTCCGCCATGGAATATGACATCGACTTCATAGAGACCGACATCAACATGACCAAGGACGGGGCGCTTGTCGTCGTCCACGACCAGAAGGTGGACAACGTCAGCAACGGAAAGGGGTGGGTGGTAAACTTCACCCTCGATGAGTTGAAAAAGCTCGACTTCGGCTCGTGGATGGGGCCCGGGATGGGCCCGGAGACGATATTGACCATAGCGGAGTTTATCGAGCTCACAAAAGACGGCGTCGATTGTCTCAATATCGAGATAAAGAGCGGACCCGTTAAATACGACGGGATCTGCGAAAAGCTGGTCTCCACCCTCGAAAGCTACGACATGATAGACCGGGTCATAATCTCCTCCTTCGATCACCTGCTTCTAAAAAACCTCAAGGAGATGAAACCCGAGATATTAACCGCGATCCTCTACAACGCGGGGCTGATCGACCACATCACTCCGGCAAAGAGCGCGTTGGCCGACGGCGTTCACCCGGAGCACGCCCAGATGACGGCGGACACCGTCAAGGCCATCAAGGATGCGGGGTTTTTCATCAACGTCTGGACGGTGGACGACGAGGAAGACATGAAGAGGATGATCGATCTCGAAGTTTCGGGGATTATATCGAACTTCCCGGCAAAGCTGTGTAAAGTTATCAAGGACGGGAGGTAA
- the ccsB gene encoding c-type cytochrome biogenesis protein CcsB has protein sequence MLSSHILSVVTFVYGLAFLLFILHLLFKRNFLNTAGDIAVSVGCSAHGAALILRWAESYRIGWGHVPLSNLYESLIFFSFLLAVVYLVFRLATKRKFLGVFMIPLPLLALGYASLSPDVERAISPLVPALQSNWLTIHVLTCFMAYAAFAFSFVAAVLYLVKKEGKEGVLPPPEALDDLVYRGIMAGMPLLTLGIITGSAWAHYAWGSYWSWDPKETWSLITWIVYAIFLHLRLMGRWRGTRSAVLSIVGFFTVIFTFLGVNYILSGLHSYL, from the coding sequence ATGCTGAGCTCCCATATTCTAAGCGTCGTGACCTTCGTCTACGGCCTCGCATTTCTTCTTTTTATCCTACATCTCCTGTTCAAGAGGAATTTCCTCAACACTGCCGGGGACATCGCCGTTTCGGTCGGGTGCAGCGCCCACGGGGCGGCGCTGATACTCCGCTGGGCCGAGTCGTACAGGATCGGCTGGGGCCACGTGCCTCTGAGCAACCTCTACGAGTCCCTCATATTTTTCTCTTTTCTGCTGGCCGTGGTCTACCTCGTCTTTCGCCTTGCAACAAAGAGGAAATTCTTAGGCGTATTCATGATTCCCCTCCCCCTTCTGGCCCTGGGCTACGCCTCCCTCTCCCCGGATGTGGAGCGGGCCATAAGTCCCCTCGTTCCGGCCCTCCAGAGCAACTGGCTTACCATCCACGTCCTGACCTGCTTTATGGCCTACGCTGCCTTCGCCTTCTCGTTTGTCGCGGCCGTCCTGTACCTTGTCAAGAAAGAGGGGAAGGAGGGAGTCCTTCCGCCGCCGGAGGCCCTCGACGACCTCGTCTATCGGGGGATAATGGCGGGGATGCCCCTTCTGACGCTCGGAATAATCACAGGCTCCGCATGGGCCCACTACGCCTGGGGCTCGTACTGGTCGTGGGACCCGAAGGAGACGTGGTCATTGATAACGTGGATAGTCTACGCCATCTTCCTCCACCTGAGGCTCATGGGGAGGTGGCGAGGGACAAGGAGCGCCGTCCTCTCGATAGTCGGATTTTTCACGGTGATATTCACCTTTCTGGGAGTGAACTATATCCTTTCGGGCCTCCACTCATACCTTTAG
- the purE gene encoding 5-(carboxyamino)imidazole ribonucleotide mutase, protein MSNSVLIVMGSKSDRDVMEEAVKILDSLGIPNKMRIASAHRTPEVVGEIAKGARKDGVAVIIAGAGYAAHLAGVVASMTTIPVIGVPIASSSLAGIDALLSTVQMPPGVPVATVGIGAAGAKNAALLAAEILAVSDDKIAKKLEEYRNEMREKVIKADKELG, encoded by the coding sequence ATGTCTAATAGTGTCTTGATCGTCATGGGGAGCAAATCCGACAGGGATGTCATGGAGGAGGCCGTTAAGATCCTTGACTCCCTCGGAATTCCTAACAAGATGCGGATAGCCTCCGCCCACAGGACGCCGGAGGTCGTCGGCGAGATAGCCAAAGGGGCAAGGAAAGATGGCGTCGCCGTCATCATCGCCGGGGCCGGCTACGCCGCCCATCTGGCGGGAGTGGTCGCCTCGATGACCACCATTCCCGTGATCGGGGTCCCCATCGCCTCGTCGAGCCTTGCGGGGATCGACGCCCTCCTCTCCACGGTGCAGATGCCCCCGGGCGTCCCCGTGGCCACGGTGGGGATCGGCGCCGCCGGGGCGAAAAACGCCGCGCTCCTCGCCGCGGAGATACTGGCCGTGTCGGACGATAAAATCGCAAAGAAGCTGGAAGAATACCGCAACGAGATGAGGGAGAAGGTGATAAAGGCGGATAAGGAGCTCGGCTGA
- a CDS encoding cytochrome c biogenesis protein ResB, translating into MSQNNGKNEKTIKRPSEKSVVVEVIEYLSSIRFTVVILTTIAIVAGIGTLVGQNLPETAYIDLYGDRLYSILKLFSITDIYHSVYFNALLALFITNLTLCTLKFAPARIRDALSRDIRRRSYSHSEKIESGVPSEECVLRVKKALGRHALRPFHRVVKKRAGKKIELFSEPHPILSLGALVVHISIIVIILGGLVSSLFGFSGEMIISEGSSSNELFVRSGHIYKLDFDVALEKFTIESYSDGTPKEYRSDIRFKRGGSEVDAALTVNHPAKFDGIRFYQSDFGNSLEEAVISIYDKDGKRLFEGKAPYMVPVPIEDLGIAVILAEFFDNYENRGPAAHIIVVKGEKMTALWANTDPPELAGPAGRGKDGLLFVLKSYKLIPYSGISASYEPGLPLVWTGFILLSIGFTFPLLSMSGRFKVVIDERTGKGEKALSIEVCGSPGRIKGDFPGRFDKLVKTIEENLC; encoded by the coding sequence ATGTCCCAAAATAACGGTAAAAACGAAAAAACGATAAAAAGGCCCTCCGAAAAATCCGTAGTCGTGGAGGTGATCGAATATCTCTCTTCCATAAGGTTTACGGTCGTAATCCTGACGACCATAGCGATAGTGGCGGGGATCGGCACGCTTGTGGGGCAGAACCTCCCGGAGACGGCCTACATCGATCTGTACGGCGATCGCTTATACTCGATCCTGAAGCTCTTTTCCATCACCGATATCTACCACAGCGTCTACTTCAACGCCCTTCTGGCCCTCTTCATCACGAACCTCACGCTCTGCACGCTCAAGTTCGCTCCGGCGAGGATCAGGGACGCCCTGTCAAGGGATATAAGGAGGAGGAGTTACTCCCACTCCGAGAAAATCGAGTCCGGGGTCCCGAGCGAAGAATGCGTCCTGAGGGTAAAAAAGGCGCTGGGCCGCCACGCCCTCCGGCCCTTTCACCGCGTGGTCAAAAAAAGAGCCGGTAAAAAAATTGAGCTCTTCTCGGAGCCGCACCCGATCCTTTCTCTGGGCGCGCTCGTAGTCCACATAAGCATAATCGTTATTATATTAGGCGGGCTCGTCTCTTCCCTCTTCGGCTTTTCCGGCGAGATGATCATTTCCGAGGGAAGCTCGTCCAACGAGCTTTTCGTGAGGTCGGGACATATCTACAAGCTCGACTTTGACGTCGCCCTTGAGAAGTTCACGATAGAAAGCTACAGTGACGGAACGCCGAAGGAATACCGAAGCGATATAAGATTCAAGAGGGGTGGAAGCGAAGTCGACGCCGCACTGACCGTAAACCACCCCGCCAAATTCGACGGCATCAGGTTCTACCAGTCGGACTTCGGAAACTCTCTTGAAGAGGCCGTGATCTCCATCTACGACAAGGACGGGAAGCGACTCTTCGAGGGGAAGGCCCCGTACATGGTGCCCGTTCCTATCGAAGATCTCGGAATCGCCGTTATCCTTGCGGAGTTTTTCGACAACTACGAAAACCGAGGCCCCGCGGCCCACATCATCGTCGTCAAGGGGGAAAAAATGACCGCACTCTGGGCGAACACCGACCCCCCGGAGCTTGCCGGCCCAGCGGGCAGGGGAAAGGACGGCCTCCTCTTCGTCCTTAAGAGCTACAAGCTTATCCCCTATTCCGGCATATCGGCGAGCTACGAGCCCGGACTTCCCCTTGTATGGACGGGCTTTATCCTCCTATCGATCGGCTTTACCTTTCCCCTCCTCTCCATGTCGGGGAGATTCAAGGTCGTAATAGACGAGAGAACAGGTAAAGGCGAAAAAGCCCTGTCCATTGAGGTCTGCGGCTCGCCTGGGAGGATAAAGGGGGACTTCCCGGGGAGGTTTGACAAGTTGGTAAAAACGATCGAGGAAAATCTATGCTGA
- the purD gene encoding phosphoribosylamine--glycine ligase gives MKVLIVGGGGREHALAWKLAQENAITKIFTAPGNGGTSKLGENVPLSTDDIEGLSEFAYDQWIDLTIVGPEAPLTKGIVDLFNEKGLKIFGPDKAAAQIEGSKSFSKNLMKKYNIPTADFKEFTDPDEAKEFINRIGAPVVVKADGLAAGKGVIISRVIKEANDAIDRIMIKKEFGDAGDRVVIEEFLTGEEASFLAFTDGETVIPMASSQDHKPIYNNDEGPNTGGMGAYSPAPVVTDEIFDKIMNEVMIPTVNGMKAEGAPYTGVLYAGLMIKEGEPKVLEFNARFGDPEAQPLLQRLKSDLSPVLLATINGNLKGMTLEWDDRPSVCVVMASGGYPEKYKIGKEIFGIDMANEMKDVVVFHAGTSYIGKHLNTSGGRVLGVTAMGADLKDAIDRVYEAVHKIDFYEAHYRTDIGAKGLKYV, from the coding sequence ATGAAAGTTTTAATAGTGGGAGGCGGAGGAAGGGAACACGCCCTTGCGTGGAAGCTCGCCCAGGAAAATGCGATCACCAAGATATTTACGGCCCCAGGAAACGGAGGGACGTCAAAGCTCGGCGAGAACGTTCCCTTATCTACGGATGACATCGAGGGACTTTCGGAATTTGCGTACGATCAGTGGATCGACCTCACGATAGTGGGACCGGAGGCGCCACTGACCAAGGGGATAGTCGATCTCTTCAATGAAAAGGGGCTCAAGATATTCGGACCCGATAAGGCGGCTGCCCAAATCGAGGGATCAAAATCGTTTTCCAAAAATCTGATGAAGAAATACAACATTCCCACGGCGGACTTCAAGGAGTTCACAGATCCGGATGAGGCGAAGGAGTTCATCAACAGGATAGGCGCCCCCGTCGTGGTAAAAGCCGACGGCCTGGCGGCCGGAAAGGGCGTGATCATCTCGAGGGTTATAAAGGAGGCGAACGACGCTATAGACCGAATCATGATAAAGAAGGAATTCGGCGACGCCGGAGACAGGGTTGTCATAGAGGAGTTCCTCACCGGCGAGGAGGCGTCGTTTCTGGCCTTCACGGACGGCGAGACGGTAATCCCGATGGCATCCTCCCAGGATCACAAGCCGATCTACAACAACGACGAGGGCCCCAACACCGGGGGGATGGGAGCCTACTCCCCTGCGCCGGTGGTGACCGACGAGATCTTCGACAAGATAATGAACGAGGTGATGATCCCCACCGTCAACGGTATGAAGGCGGAGGGAGCGCCTTATACTGGCGTCCTCTACGCCGGGCTTATGATAAAGGAAGGTGAGCCGAAGGTGCTGGAGTTCAACGCCCGCTTCGGCGACCCCGAGGCCCAGCCCCTCCTCCAAAGGCTGAAGAGCGACCTCTCCCCAGTACTCCTCGCCACGATAAACGGGAACCTGAAGGGGATGACCCTCGAGTGGGACGACCGGCCCTCTGTCTGTGTCGTGATGGCCTCCGGCGGCTACCCTGAAAAATACAAGATCGGAAAGGAGATATTCGGCATCGACATGGCAAACGAGATGAAGGACGTCGTGGTCTTCCACGCGGGAACCTCCTACATCGGAAAACATCTCAACACGAGCGGCGGGAGGGTCCTGGGGGTCACGGCGATGGGGGCGGACCTCAAAGACGCCATCGACCGCGTCTACGAGGCGGTCCACAAGATCGACTTCTACGAGGCCCACTACAGAACGGATATTGGGGCGAAGGGATTGAAATATGTCTAA
- a CDS encoding tetratricopeptide repeat protein produces MKNIRLIVTLLISALLLAPLPAVAQSAEDWVEKGLEYGKGGQIEKAIDAFNKAIEIDPNYAWAYNARGFALSDLKRHEEAVADYTRAITISPNFANAYYNRGNAYSDLKRFDEAIADYTVAVKIAPRYAKAYYARGSAYGSLGRYKEAADDFTGALNIYPDLIPAYYARGMAFKAMGNIERARTDFKKACAGGIDNACEELKK; encoded by the coding sequence ATGAAAAACATAAGATTAATAGTAACACTTCTTATAAGCGCCCTCCTCCTGGCGCCCCTCCCGGCGGTCGCCCAGAGCGCGGAAGACTGGGTCGAGAAGGGTCTCGAGTACGGGAAAGGGGGCCAGATAGAAAAGGCGATCGACGCCTTCAACAAGGCGATAGAGATCGATCCGAACTACGCCTGGGCCTACAACGCCAGGGGGTTTGCGTTAAGCGATCTAAAGAGACACGAGGAGGCTGTGGCCGACTACACAAGGGCGATAACCATCTCGCCGAACTTCGCCAACGCCTACTACAACAGGGGAAACGCATACAGCGACCTGAAAAGATTCGACGAGGCGATCGCGGACTACACAGTAGCTGTAAAAATCGCCCCGAGATACGCCAAGGCCTACTACGCGAGGGGAAGCGCATACGGCTCCCTGGGGAGATACAAGGAGGCGGCGGATGACTTCACCGGGGCTTTAAACATCTACCCGGATCTCATTCCGGCCTACTACGCCAGGGGAATGGCCTTCAAGGCGATGGGAAATATCGAGAGGGCCAGGACCGACTTCAAGAAAGCCTGCGCCGGCGGGATCGATAATGCCTGCGAGGAGCTGAAGAAGTAG